From the Bacillus sp. SM2101 genome, one window contains:
- a CDS encoding IscS subfamily cysteine desulfurase encodes MIYLDYAATTPICSEAMQVYEHTSTNIFGNANSLHDYGSRSNEVLEACRAELGKLFNGKKNGIFFTSGGTESNFLAIKSLIEAHRHKGNHLITTEVEHSSVLNVFRQLELEGFNVTYLTVNQHGQIDLKQLKSEITPNTILASIQHANSEIGTVQPLAKIGALLKEHHVLFHSDCIQTFGKIPIDVQKFNLDSISISSHKIYGPKGVGAVYIHPGVEWRAQYPHSTHENGFRPGTINVPGIASFVAAAQISCRNIDNDIDHFATLRQSLISELHALNRTVEVIGHPQDQLQHIVAIIIEGIEGQYTMLECNRFGIAISTGSACKVGMQEPSKTMLAIGKSKEEAKQYVRLSFGKYTTISDINKFISVLDKLDQQFQKNS; translated from the coding sequence ATGATTTATCTAGACTATGCTGCTACAACACCTATATGTAGTGAAGCAATGCAGGTTTATGAGCATACATCTACAAACATTTTTGGAAATGCTAATAGTTTACATGATTATGGTAGTAGGTCAAATGAAGTCTTAGAGGCTTGTAGAGCTGAATTAGGAAAATTGTTTAATGGTAAGAAGAATGGTATTTTTTTTACTAGTGGAGGTACAGAGAGTAACTTTCTTGCCATCAAATCACTTATAGAAGCTCATCGCCATAAAGGCAATCATCTTATTACTACTGAAGTTGAGCATTCATCTGTATTAAACGTATTCCGACAATTGGAGTTAGAAGGGTTTAACGTAACATACTTAACAGTTAATCAACACGGTCAAATAGATTTAAAACAATTGAAAAGTGAAATAACACCAAATACAATTTTAGCCTCTATTCAACATGCTAATTCAGAAATTGGAACGGTTCAACCCTTAGCAAAAATAGGGGCACTACTAAAAGAACATCATGTTCTTTTTCATAGTGACTGCATTCAAACATTTGGAAAGATTCCAATTGATGTACAGAAATTTAACCTTGATAGTATTTCTATCTCAAGTCACAAAATATATGGACCAAAAGGTGTTGGGGCAGTATATATTCACCCTGGAGTAGAATGGAGAGCACAATATCCTCATTCAACTCACGAGAATGGCTTTAGGCCTGGCACTATAAACGTACCAGGAATTGCTTCATTTGTTGCTGCTGCACAAATATCCTGTCGTAATATAGATAATGATATCGATCATTTTGCTACATTAAGACAAAGCCTGATTTCTGAATTACATGCACTTAACAGAACTGTCGAAGTTATTGGTCATCCTCAAGATCAGCTACAGCATATCGTTGCTATCATTATTGAAGGTATTGAAGGTCAATATACTATGCTTGAATGTAACCGTTTCGGCATCGCTATATCTACTGGAAGTGCATGTAAAGTTGGTATGCAAGAGCCTTCAAAAACTATGCTTGCCATAGGAAAATCCAAAGAGGAAGCCAAACAATACGTACGGTTATCTTTCGGAAAATACACAACAATTTCTGATATTAATAAATTCATCTCAGTTTTAGACAAACTTGATCAACAGTTTCAAAAAAACAGTTAA
- a CDS encoding transcription repressor NadR produces the protein MGNEQKIFGETRRNLILKWLKESHGPVTGGELSRRTKVSRQVIVQDISLLKARHEPILATSQGYLYVQQQQKQLYSRIVVCRHTPEQTERELTLLVDLGVTVKDVTIEHPVYGDLTASVMVSNRNEVKQFLKKLTTTNAPLLSELTDGIHMHTLEANDITKLDAACEALKKAEFLA, from the coding sequence ATGGGTAACGAACAGAAAATATTTGGTGAAACGAGAAGGAATCTTATATTAAAGTGGCTAAAAGAAAGTCATGGTCCAGTTACTGGAGGAGAACTCTCAAGACGGACAAAAGTAAGTAGGCAGGTCATTGTACAAGATATTTCTTTATTAAAAGCACGACATGAACCAATTTTGGCAACTAGTCAAGGATATTTATATGTACAGCAACAACAAAAACAACTATATTCCCGAATTGTTGTTTGTCGTCACACCCCTGAACAAACAGAAAGAGAACTCACGTTACTTGTTGATCTTGGTGTTACAGTAAAAGATGTGACAATTGAACACCCGGTATATGGTGATTTAACTGCATCTGTCATGGTTAGTAATCGAAATGAGGTCAAACAATTTCTCAAAAAATTAACTACGACGAATGCTCCATTGCTCTCTGAACTAACTGATGGTATTCATATGCATACATTAGAGGCTAATGATATAACTAAACTTGACGCAGCCTGTGAAGCGTTAAAAAAAGCTGAATTCTTAGCCTAG
- the pheA gene encoding prephenate dehydratase — MSIGYLGPKASFTDLAVSKLFSPVERIPFHTIPECIDAVSHGDVELSVVPLENALEGSVNLTVDYLIHEQTVPIVGEIVAPIKQHLMVHPDHQKEWQAVERVFSHSHAIAQCHKFLHKHLKGVTHDYTTSTSAAAKYVREHKGEKVAAIANELAALEYGLSIVRENIHDYQNNHTRFVVLHKGNKQLHTSKKVSGYKTTLMISLPLDDQSGALHQVLSAFAWRKLNLSKIESRPMKTGLGNYFFLIDIEKEMDDVLIPGAIAELEALGCSVNILGSYPYFHI; from the coding sequence CTGTCAATTGGCTATTTAGGACCAAAAGCGTCATTTACAGACCTAGCAGTTTCTAAGCTTTTTTCACCTGTAGAAAGAATACCGTTTCACACGATACCAGAGTGTATCGACGCAGTAAGTCATGGTGACGTAGAATTAAGTGTAGTACCTCTAGAAAATGCATTAGAGGGATCTGTCAATTTAACCGTTGATTATCTAATTCATGAACAAACTGTTCCAATAGTAGGTGAAATAGTAGCTCCCATAAAGCAGCATTTAATGGTACATCCAGATCATCAAAAAGAATGGCAAGCTGTTGAACGAGTATTTTCACACTCTCACGCTATTGCACAGTGCCATAAATTCTTGCATAAGCATTTAAAAGGTGTTACACATGACTACACTACTTCTACTAGTGCAGCTGCAAAGTATGTTAGGGAGCACAAAGGTGAAAAAGTAGCTGCGATTGCTAATGAATTAGCTGCATTGGAATATGGATTATCGATCGTCCGTGAAAACATTCATGATTATCAAAATAATCACACAAGGTTTGTCGTGTTGCATAAAGGTAATAAACAACTTCATACTAGTAAAAAAGTTTCAGGCTATAAAACCACCTTAATGATCTCTCTGCCATTAGATGATCAATCTGGTGCACTACACCAAGTCCTTTCAGCTTTTGCATGGAGGAAATTGAACTTATCAAAAATAGAATCTAGACCAATGAAGACCGGTCTAGGCAATTATTTTTTTCTTATTGATATAGAAAAAGAAATGGATGATGTGCTAATACCAGGTGCAATTGCTGAACTGGAAGCTCTAGGTTGCTCTGTAAACATATTAGGAAGCTATCCATACTTTCATATTTAA
- the obgE gene encoding GTPase ObgE translates to MFVDQVKIYVKGGDGGNGMVAFRREKYVPKGGPAGGDGGKGADVIFQVDEGLRTLMDFRYKRHFKASRGEHGMSKSMHGKNADSLVVKVPPGTVVLDDDTKEVLADLTIHEQSAVIAKGGRGGRGNIRFATPANPAPEIAENGEPGQERYVTMELKVLADVGLVGFPSVGKSTLLSTVSAAKPKIAEYHFTTIVPNLGVVETEDSRSFVMADLPGLIEGAHQGVGLGHQFLRHIERTKVIVHVIDMSGMEGRDPFDDYQVINEELREYNLRLTERPQIIVANKMDMPDAEENLQQFKDKLMSDDVKIFPVSAVTRQGLRDLLFEIADLVEKTPEFLLYDESDDQEESQSVLYKHIKETPNFQISRESDGSFVVYGNNVEKLFKMTDFSRDESVRRFSRQLRGMGIDDALRQQGAKDGDLVKILEFEFEFID, encoded by the coding sequence ATGTTTGTCGATCAAGTCAAAATATATGTTAAAGGTGGCGATGGTGGAAATGGAATGGTCGCCTTTCGACGTGAAAAATATGTACCAAAAGGCGGTCCAGCAGGTGGTGATGGAGGCAAAGGTGCTGACGTAATATTTCAGGTAGATGAGGGTCTAAGAACTTTGATGGATTTCCGCTACAAAAGACATTTTAAAGCATCCCGTGGAGAACACGGAATGTCAAAGAGTATGCACGGTAAAAACGCTGATTCACTAGTTGTTAAAGTGCCTCCAGGAACTGTTGTACTCGACGATGATACCAAAGAGGTATTAGCTGATTTAACAATCCATGAGCAAAGCGCTGTCATTGCGAAAGGTGGACGTGGTGGAAGAGGGAATATACGTTTTGCAACACCTGCCAATCCTGCACCAGAAATTGCTGAAAATGGTGAACCAGGTCAAGAACGCTATGTTACGATGGAGTTGAAAGTACTAGCTGATGTAGGATTAGTAGGTTTTCCAAGCGTTGGTAAGTCAACATTGCTTTCAACAGTTTCTGCAGCGAAGCCAAAAATAGCTGAATACCATTTCACAACGATTGTTCCAAATTTAGGTGTGGTAGAAACTGAAGATAGTCGTAGCTTTGTGATGGCAGATTTACCAGGGCTTATTGAAGGAGCACATCAAGGTGTTGGACTAGGTCATCAATTTTTACGTCACATTGAAAGAACAAAAGTAATTGTTCATGTTATAGATATGTCTGGTATGGAAGGCCGAGATCCATTTGATGATTATCAGGTCATTAATGAAGAATTACGTGAATATAACTTACGTTTAACAGAACGACCACAAATCATCGTTGCAAATAAAATGGATATGCCTGATGCAGAAGAAAACTTACAGCAGTTTAAAGACAAGCTTATGAGTGACGATGTGAAAATTTTTCCTGTATCTGCAGTAACAAGACAAGGCTTGCGTGACCTATTGTTTGAAATTGCTGATTTGGTTGAAAAAACACCAGAGTTTCTTTTATATGATGAAAGTGATGATCAAGAAGAAAGTCAAAGCGTTCTGTATAAACATATTAAAGAAACACCTAACTTCCAAATATCGCGTGAAAGTGATGGTTCGTTTGTAGTATATGGTAATAATGTAGAAAAATTATTTAAAATGACTGATTTCTCTAGAGATGAATCTGTACGACGTTTTTCTCGTCAGCTACGAGGTATGGGGATTGACGATGCACTACGCCAACAGGGAGCAAAGGATGGAGACCTTGTTAAGATACTTGAATTCGAGTTTGAATTTATAGATTAA
- a CDS encoding Spo0B C-terminal domain-containing protein, whose protein sequence is MKKQLDIVELLRHSRHDWLNKLQLIKGNIELNNLDRVKEIIEEMVFEAEYEAKLSNLKLPSLAAYLMTYNWESHKVFIEYEVLGEVQDLSKYDRSMINWTKSLIELLENSVHPNGNHHLNISIDIRNNDVRFFFDFRGIISETDKITLWVKNNNSEEQISITDYDLHTTEMSLEVSLL, encoded by the coding sequence ATGAAAAAACAGTTGGATATCGTTGAGTTATTGCGACACTCGCGTCATGATTGGCTGAATAAGCTACAATTAATAAAAGGAAATATAGAACTAAATAACCTTGATAGAGTAAAAGAAATTATTGAAGAAATGGTGTTTGAAGCTGAGTATGAAGCCAAGCTTTCTAACTTAAAATTACCTTCCTTAGCAGCATATTTAATGACTTATAATTGGGAAAGCCATAAAGTATTCATTGAATATGAGGTGCTTGGGGAAGTCCAAGATTTATCAAAATACGATCGAAGTATGATAAATTGGACAAAAAGTTTGATAGAGCTTTTAGAAAATTCAGTTCACCCAAATGGAAATCACCATTTAAATATTTCAATCGATATACGTAACAACGATGTCCGTTTCTTTTTTGACTTTCGTGGCATAATATCAGAAACAGATAAAATAACTTTGTGGGTAAAAAATAACAATAGTGAAGAACAAATATCTATTACTGATTACGATTTACATACCACTGAAATGTCGCTAGAAGTATCTTTACTTTGA
- the rpmA gene encoding 50S ribosomal protein L27: MLRLDLQFFASKKGVGSTKNGRDSISKRLGAKRADGQTVTGGSILYRQRGTKIYPGVNVGRGGDDTLYAKVDGVVRFERLGRDRKQVSVYPVAQEA; the protein is encoded by the coding sequence ATGTTAAGATTAGACCTTCAATTTTTTGCATCTAAAAAAGGTGTAGGTAGTACAAAAAACGGACGTGATTCAATCTCGAAACGTTTAGGTGCTAAACGTGCTGATGGTCAAACAGTTACAGGTGGATCAATTTTATATCGTCAACGCGGTACAAAAATTTATCCAGGTGTCAACGTTGGCCGTGGCGGGGATGATACATTATACGCAAAAGTTGACGGCGTGGTACGTTTTGAACGGTTAGGTCGTGACCGCAAACAAGTTAGTGTGTACCCTGTTGCTCAAGAAGCGTAA
- a CDS encoding ribosomal-processing cysteine protease Prp: MINVKIDRANDGTIQSFTMSGHAYQAAHGKDIVCAGASAVSIGTINAIYALTNTEPIIQQQDGYLYCEVPSNIDKVVADKIQLLLEGMLVSLKSIEQEYGDYIKITKQ, translated from the coding sequence ATGATAAATGTTAAGATTGACCGCGCAAATGATGGGACGATACAATCATTTACGATGAGTGGTCATGCGTATCAAGCTGCGCATGGTAAAGATATTGTTTGTGCTGGTGCCTCAGCTGTTTCAATTGGTACTATTAATGCTATTTATGCATTAACAAATACCGAGCCAATCATTCAACAACAAGATGGCTACCTTTACTGTGAAGTACCATCTAACATTGACAAAGTTGTAGCTGATAAAATTCAGTTGTTGCTTGAAGGAATGCTCGTTTCTTTGAAATCCATTGAACAAGAGTATGGGGATTACATCAAAATTACTAAACAATAA
- the rplU gene encoding 50S ribosomal protein L21, translating into MYAIIETGGKQLKVEEGQELYIEKLNVADGETVTFDKVLFVGGDNVKVGSPTVAGATVTAKVEKHGRQKKIVIFKYKPKKNVRKKQGHRQPYTKIVIEKINA; encoded by the coding sequence ATGTACGCAATTATTGAAACTGGTGGAAAACAACTTAAAGTTGAAGAAGGTCAAGAGCTTTATATTGAAAAGCTAAACGTGGCTGATGGTGAAACTGTTACTTTTGATAAGGTTTTATTCGTAGGTGGAGACAATGTTAAAGTTGGAAGTCCTACTGTAGCTGGTGCAACTGTAACAGCAAAAGTTGAAAAACATGGCCGTCAAAAGAAAATTGTCATTTTCAAATATAAACCTAAGAAAAACGTGCGTAAAAAGCAAGGTCATCGTCAACCTTATACAAAAATTGTTATTGAAAAAATCAACGCATAA